The genomic segment CTTCCCCAACAACACGAACTTGCTCGCTATAAGGCCCCACGAACTCACCCACAATCACTGTTACCAATGGATTTCGTATATACCGGGCCAACTCCTTTTCTATATCCCGTGCAAGTTGGTATGGTGTTTTCCCGGTAGCTGGCAGCTCCTCTACCAAAGGTGCGGAAATTTTCCCATCAGGGCGAACTACTACGGTACGGGTGATTTCTGGATTTCCCCAAACAAACATTTCAAGCGAGTCCCCCGGACCAATAATATAAGTATAGTCAGTAGGCGGCTCGGTTTTTGGGTTAAGTGGAGGGTAAAAAGAACAGGCAGTTAGCTGAAAAAAAACAAGAGAAAAAACCAAAATCAGCGTTCGTTGCAAAAATTTATGTTTTTTAATTTGCACTGCCATCTCCTTAAGATGCAAATTCAAATTGTATAGATGTAAATCTAGCAGAAAATTGTGTCATAACTTACCTTAACAAAGCCTGACCTTTGTTCACTCAGCGGAGCAGAGATATTTTTGTATCCTTCCAATACCTTCTTTCAGTCTACTCATCGAAGTTGTGTATGCAAAGCGGACATATCGATGGGCATTTGCCTTACCAAAATCCTTGCCTGGTGTAATCGCCACTCCCACCTTCTCCAGCAAATCCCAAGCAAAACCATAGCTATCAGAGGTTATTGAAGAGCAATCCGCATAGATATAAAAGGCGCCATCAGGAATTGTTTCTATCGAAAACCCTAAATCAAGTAGCCCATCGTATAAAAAATCCCGCCGCCGTTCAAACGCGTTACGTCTTTCTTCCAACTCGACAAACGTCTCCTCGCTCAATGCCGCCAGAGCCGCATATTGGGAAAGTGAAGGCGCGGAAATAAAAGCATTCTGAGCAACTCTCTCCAGCAC from the Methylothermaceae bacteria B42 genome contains:
- a CDS encoding sugar ABC transporter substrate-binding protein, producing the protein MQIKKHKFLQRTLILVFSLVFFQLTACSFYPPLNPKTEPPTDYTYIIGPGDSLEMFVWGNPEITRTVVVRPDGKISAPLVEELPATGKTPYQLARDIEKELARYIRNPLVTVIVGEFVGPYSEQVRVVGEAANPQSVPYRERMTLLDLMITVGGMTEYASGNRATIVRRINGKQKQFSVRIDDLLRDGDISANVDILPGDVLIIPEAFF